In one window of Paraflavitalea soli DNA:
- a CDS encoding TonB-dependent receptor, translating into MVEDVLKALLRGSSLVLKKRQNYYFISSRNGVPGGLNGRITDIETTDPLGNASVIVKELGKGTMSDENGFYYFDSLPPGKYTLELSFAGYKKTMASGIEIKQDAPNQYDGTLQAENQLQHVTVTGSRRFGRVSNTTDAQLVNEIRTSRNIVSGISNEQIQKSTDRDAGEIARRITGVSVADNFAIIRGLNRRYNITFLNDLIAPATEQDSRAFSLDLINSSLIDKMVVYKSPVPELPGDFVGGAMKISTKNSMLVRQLDIQVSGSYRPNSSFSDFYTYKGGKTDWLGYDDGTRKLPSGFPDILKLSLAGIKERTQYGKMLSNVWQYVSAHHDLDKRLVVNYYDSWKLGKYSRISNLTSVTYTHTVTTNEIERQFGPSTVIAYEVNGKMQERKYGLRTSSIDIQSQNSTRVGILQNFSLTLKDSSRIDFRNFFNQLGNDITNVGILTDAEILDTDQKEVRLYYRQRRLYTGQLSGTHYLFGKRKDPLKWSLGYANTNQQEPDMRTLNYRRTWDKTIGPFQDNPASPWNLTLFEGGQYFPYNRRLFTNTIESGYTGSVDYEHKLPNNFVLKLGSYNEFKNRDFSSREFEVVKGAGYFDQRITSIGSGNINDLYHQDNYKVDGSGFELQEFSGTRYTASNQWNSGYIGLVAPLFKEKLNIYGGTRYDYYRFRMAATGREGTSIVFPIEVDNRDNYILPSINVAWNVSSGMVLRAAFARSINRPEFREIAPFYYFNNITQILELGNPKLKTATFTNYDLRWEWYPQSNKQNEMLSAGFFYKKGKNLIESFTLNDQNSQSGNILMFNNSKEADFYGVELEIRKNLDLFQSRFLRRFSVVLNGSYIKTDVFTPGDATDLSMGNSNRKDRRRPLQGQSPWLVNAILNYDNVRWGSRVSLSYNYSADRISSVGNNDIAGDGIDIPGGGDNENGFPDIMEKGRGVLDFSILQRINRWLQIKASVQDLLNNPVLFYEDRNRNYQYDAETREKDVNGRLKGDNIFLRFKPNSYYTISFNFSFY; encoded by the coding sequence TTATTTCATCTCATCGCGCAATGGGGTACCTGGTGGCCTTAACGGACGGATCACGGATATTGAGACCACCGACCCGCTGGGCAATGCTTCTGTAATCGTTAAGGAGCTTGGTAAGGGTACAATGTCTGATGAAAACGGGTTTTATTATTTTGATTCCCTGCCACCGGGAAAATATACACTGGAGCTGAGCTTTGCCGGGTATAAAAAGACGATGGCATCGGGTATTGAGATCAAACAGGATGCTCCCAATCAATACGACGGAACCTTGCAGGCCGAAAACCAGTTGCAGCATGTAACGGTTACCGGCTCCCGCAGGTTTGGCCGTGTTTCCAACACCACGGATGCGCAGCTCGTCAATGAGATCCGAACCAGCCGCAATATCGTATCCGGTATATCCAATGAACAGATCCAGAAAAGCACCGACCGGGATGCGGGCGAGATTGCGAGGCGCATTACGGGTGTAAGTGTGGCGGATAACTTTGCTATCATCCGTGGACTCAACCGCCGCTACAATATTACCTTCCTCAACGACCTTATTGCGCCAGCTACTGAACAGGACAGCCGGGCATTTTCGCTGGACCTGATCAACAGCAGTCTCATCGATAAAATGGTGGTGTATAAATCGCCGGTGCCCGAACTGCCGGGCGACTTCGTGGGAGGCGCCATGAAGATCAGCACCAAGAACTCCATGCTGGTAAGGCAGTTGGACATACAGGTATCAGGCTCTTACCGGCCGAACTCTTCCTTCAGTGATTTTTACACGTACAAAGGGGGTAAAACAGACTGGCTTGGGTATGATGACGGTACCCGCAAGTTGCCATCCGGTTTTCCGGATATTTTAAAACTGTCGCTGGCCGGAATAAAAGAAAGAACGCAGTATGGCAAAATGCTGTCCAATGTCTGGCAGTATGTTTCAGCCCATCACGATCTGGACAAGCGACTTGTTGTAAATTATTATGACTCCTGGAAACTGGGAAAGTATAGCCGGATCAGCAACCTTACTTCAGTTACGTATACACATACTGTTACTACGAACGAAATTGAAAGACAATTTGGTCCATCCACGGTGATAGCCTATGAAGTGAATGGAAAAATGCAAGAACGCAAGTATGGCCTGCGTACAAGTTCAATCGACATTCAGTCTCAGAACAGCACCCGGGTGGGTATCCTCCAGAACTTTTCATTAACGCTGAAAGACAGCTCGCGGATAGACTTCAGGAACTTCTTCAACCAGTTGGGCAATGATATTACGAATGTGGGTATTCTTACAGATGCTGAAATACTGGACACTGACCAAAAGGAGGTGCGTTTATACTACAGGCAACGTCGCTTGTATACAGGACAGTTGAGCGGTACACATTACCTTTTTGGCAAACGGAAAGATCCGTTGAAATGGTCGCTGGGCTATGCCAATACCAACCAGCAGGAACCCGATATGCGTACACTGAACTACAGGCGTACATGGGATAAGACCATAGGGCCATTTCAGGACAACCCGGCTTCTCCCTGGAACCTCACGCTTTTTGAAGGAGGGCAATACTTTCCCTATAACCGCCGCTTGTTTACCAATACAATAGAGAGCGGTTATACAGGATCCGTAGATTACGAGCATAAACTGCCCAACAATTTTGTACTTAAACTGGGTTCTTATAATGAGTTTAAAAACCGTGACTTTTCCTCACGGGAGTTTGAGGTAGTGAAAGGCGCCGGCTATTTTGATCAACGTATCACCAGTATTGGCAGCGGCAATATTAACGACCTCTATCACCAGGATAATTACAAAGTAGATGGCAGCGGTTTTGAACTGCAGGAGTTTTCCGGCACGAGGTATACGGCCAGCAACCAATGGAACTCTGGCTATATTGGCCTGGTAGCTCCCCTGTTCAAAGAAAAGCTGAATATATATGGCGGCACACGCTATGACTACTACCGTTTTCGCATGGCGGCTACTGGTCGTGAAGGTACCAGTATAGTGTTTCCTATTGAAGTGGATAATCGCGATAACTATATACTGCCTTCCATTAATGTTGCCTGGAATGTCTCATCCGGCATGGTGCTAAGGGCAGCCTTTGCCCGTTCTATTAACCGGCCGGAATTCCGGGAGATAGCTCCCTTTTACTATTTCAATAACATTACGCAGATACTGGAACTTGGTAATCCTAAACTGAAAACGGCTACTTTCACTAATTATGACCTCCGCTGGGAATGGTACCCTCAAAGCAATAAGCAGAATGAAATGCTCAGCGCCGGATTCTTTTACAAAAAAGGTAAAAACCTGATTGAATCATTTACCCTCAATGATCAAAATAGCCAGTCTGGAAACATATTAATGTTCAATAATTCCAAGGAAGCTGATTTTTATGGGGTGGAACTGGAGATACGGAAAAACCTGGATCTCTTTCAATCCCGTTTTCTGCGCAGGTTCTCTGTTGTCCTGAATGGCTCTTATATCAAAACAGATGTGTTTACACCGGGTGACGCTACTGATCTAAGTATGGGCAACAGCAACAGAAAAGACAGGCGGCGTCCATTACAGGGACAATCTCCCTGGCTGGTGAATGCCATCCTTAATTACGACAATGTACGATGGGGCTCCCGTGTTTCACTCAGCTATAATTACTCAGCAGACCGCATCAGTTCAGTGGGTAATAACGACATAGCAGGTGATGGTATAGATATTCCCGGTGGCGGTGATAATGAAAATGGTTTCCCGGATATTATGGAAAAGGGCAGGGGCGTACTTGATTTCTCCATCTTACAGCGTATCAACAGATGGCTGCAGATCAAAGCCAGTGTGCAGGATCTGCTGAACAATCCTGTATTGTTTTACGAAGACAGGAACCGGAACTATCAATACGATGCTGAAACAAGAGAGAAAGATGTCAACGGACGGTTAAAAGGGGATAATATATTCCTTCGTTTTAAACCCAATAGTTATTATACCATCAGCTTCAACTTTTCATTTTATTAA